TACTACCTCAAAAGACTAATAAGATCTTCGTATCCGTTATGGTAATGTATTGCTAACTTTAATGGAGTTTCTCCATACGCATCAACCAATGTTCTATCTGCTTTATGACCCAATAAAAGTTTAACTCTATCACAAGGAGCACTTGAACTCGCTGCCTCATGCAATAAGGTGTTCTGAAAAGGACCTTCTATACGCTGGTTAACATCTGCACCATACCAAATTAAGCAATCTGCAACTTCTTTATTCAACCGACGCCATGGGTGAAACAATGCTGCATATAATGGCGTCCACCCATGCTCATTTCTTTTTTCTACCAATGCCCCATTTTCTATCAATAATTCTGCTATCTCTTTACTACACGCCAAATGGAGTGGTGTGTCTGCTTGCCCTCCTTTTGTTGCTGCATTACAATCAGCATTTGATACAAGTAAAAAGTGAACATTCGTTGTATAATTTACATGTACTGCAACATGCAGCGGCGTAACTTCACCAAATAATACGCGCTCAAAACAAGAAGATGAAGGACATGCATGATATGAATTTACAATGTCAGGATGTGCAGTAACAAGCTCCTTGACCTTATCGTTATCGCGATCTTTAATAGCCTTGAATAATGTTACTATGGGTTTTTCAACTGGTGCATCCATACACATAGTTTGTGCACAATGCATAACAATACATAACAACAGAATGGTGTACTTTTTCATGACGTTATTCCTATAAATGATATTGATGTAAATGGCTTATAGTATACGTATTCTCAGTAAAAAAAATAGGCGCTTTTTACACGCCTATTTTTGTATTCAAAAAACAACTTATTTTATGATTGAAGATACGCAAGCCACGAAGCAATCCATGCACTTTTAAACATCAAACCTTTTTTATGATCAACTTGATATGAATCCAACTCTTTTTGTAAACCAATAATAATATCATTACGAAATTCAGATTCAAAAGCCCAACCTAAAAGTAATAAAAGCAATGCAACCGGTGATGATTCAATATCCAGTCGTTTTTCCATGTATCGCACCAAACCACCTGTTGTAGCACCAACACAGCCGCTTAATATCAATGATGCCAAATATGATGAATATAGTTTTCTTACTTGTGCTTTACGCCAAACTATATCGTGTTTTTTTACACTCATCTGTTCTGAAACAGCACACACGTGCATAGTTGACAAAGAAAATGCAGCGATAAAAACGAGTAGTTGTTTGTTCATTTTTCGATCTCCTAAAAAATATTTTCAACACAGTGAATCCATATATTTTTTATATTCAATCAAAAAGTTTTTTGCAATGGTTGTTGCAACTTGCGCAGCACCAACGCGTTCGACAAGAATGACAATCACCAATGGATCGTATTCTTTGTACTGAAATTGTCCCACAAACCAACCGTGTTCCAAATATTTTTCATCTAATTTACGTTTACTAAAATCACTTGTTTGCGCCGTACTTGTCTTTGCGTATATTTTCATATCTTTTACATTACGAACACTTCTACCTGTACCACGCTTTACTACAGATTTCATCGATTTTTTTAAAAAGTTAATAGTGTCAGGCTTGATATCAAGAGGACTTGTTACAACCGGTTCATTTATCAAAAGACGCGGTGCAACAAGATTGCCGGTAAAAATACTCGCGATCATGCATGCAATTTGAATAGGCGTTGCGAGTAAAAAACTTTGTCCAATTGCAACAGATAGAGTTTCGCCCGGCCACCAACGCTCACCCTTATAATCAAGCTTCCACTCCCTACTTGGAATCAACCCAACTTTTTCTGGAAATACAATATTCGTTTTTTTACCAAGACCAAATTTATATGCATAGTCAGCAAGAACATCAATATCAATCTTTTTTCCAATTTCAAAAAACAGTGTATTACACGATTCTGCCACTGCTTTTTTTATCGATATTTCACCATGCCCAGAGCGGCGCGCACACCAATATTTACGCTTACCAAATAACGTATATCCTTTGCAGTTCCACAAAGAATCTTCTGGAACAATACCCGTCTCCAGCGCTGCACTGATGGTAACAAGTTTAAATATTGATCCTGCTGGATAGCTTGCATCAAATGCACGGTTAATAAATGGATTGTTTTCTTGCAGTCCTTGCCATGTTTCGTACGAAATAGGATCAAGAAAAATATTAGGATCAAAATCAGGACGTGAGACCAATGAAACAATTGCTCCATCGGCGGGATTGAGTAAAATAAAACTACCAGACCGCGTTTCGGGAAAAACTTTTTCGCACAACAACTGAACATCAATATTAATTGTCGTCTGAATATCATTACCAATCAAAGCTTTTTCAAGTTCAACGTACGATATACATTGCCCAACAGAATTGACCACATTTCGCACCGATCCATC
This DNA window, taken from Candidatus Babeliales bacterium, encodes the following:
- a CDS encoding ankyrin repeat domain-containing protein, coding for MKKYTILLLCIVMHCAQTMCMDAPVEKPIVTLFKAIKDRDNDKVKELVTAHPDIVNSYHACPSSSCFERVLFGEVTPLHVAVHVNYTTNVHFLLVSNADCNAATKGGQADTPLHLACSKEIAELLIENGALVEKRNEHGWTPLYAALFHPWRRLNKEVADCLIWYGADVNQRIEGPFQNTLLHEAASSSAPCDRVKLLLGHKADRTLVDAYGETPLKLAIHYHNGYEDLISLLR
- a CDS encoding penicillin-binding transpeptidase domain-containing protein, with protein sequence MHVSHVTINKKIVCILIGTLISFGIIFLRLTYLQVYCGEYFASRSQKNFIRYTSVASARGNILDIHKNLLATNRPVTTVHWQGTGKGAFSQEQLLLLQTIETITGVDLTSGTTFDAVLLSEKRGKKIVLVTDIDFAVLSKLVEAFPNHENIVIDTHFKRFYPYNTCCSHLVGYLGNMRMLANGQFGLEKLFDADLCGKDGSVRNVVNSVGQCISYVELEKALIGNDIQTTINIDVQLLCEKVFPETRSGSFILLNPADGAIVSLVSRPDFDPNIFLDPISYETWQGLQENNPFINRAFDASYPAGSIFKLVTISAALETGIVPEDSLWNCKGYTLFGKRKYWCARRSGHGEISIKKAVAESCNTLFFEIGKKIDIDVLADYAYKFGLGKKTNIVFPEKVGLIPSREWKLDYKGERWWPGETLSVAIGQSFLLATPIQIACMIASIFTGNLVAPRLLINEPVVTSPLDIKPDTINFLKKSMKSVVKRGTGRSVRNVKDMKIYAKTSTAQTSDFSKRKLDEKYLEHGWFVGQFQYKEYDPLVIVILVERVGAAQVATTIAKNFLIEYKKYMDSLC